One Actinomycetota bacterium DNA segment encodes these proteins:
- a CDS encoding AURKAIP1/COX24 domain-containing protein encodes MGSIVKKRRKKMRKHKHKKLLKKTRWQRRQKG; translated from the coding sequence ATGGGTTCGATCGTAAAGAAGCGACGCAAGAAGATGCGCAAGCATAAGCACAAGAAGCTGCTGAAGAAGACGCGCTGGCAGCGTCGCCAGAAGGGCTGA
- a CDS encoding Clp1/GlmU family protein, whose product MDQYDRLLARIVERGGMVVALGGLDSGKTSFCRMCAAVAVRLGKTVAYIDADVGQTTVGPPATIGLKYLSTDEDLEPDRLARADALYFVGSTSPQGHLLPMVVGSMKLAEQARATGAHLIVVDTTGFIGGTVGQVLKMYKVEALGPDWVVGFQRGEELEPILGAIRRALPPEVESLPVHPQVVPSGVEQRSERRRKRLEGVFEPPLQRWKVKAGVFVPAIPPELDPAMLEGLLVGMEDGKGNCIGLGILEYTAEGLHMVSAVSEGAKALRLGTLRVSSDYHTTPVDLREIFISD is encoded by the coding sequence ATGGATCAGTACGACAGGCTGCTTGCTCGGATCGTCGAGCGCGGGGGGATGGTCGTCGCGCTCGGGGGGTTGGATTCGGGCAAGACGAGTTTCTGCCGCATGTGCGCGGCGGTCGCAGTGCGCTTGGGGAAGACGGTTGCCTACATCGACGCCGACGTAGGGCAAACCACCGTCGGGCCGCCGGCTACCATCGGGCTGAAGTACTTGTCGACCGACGAGGATCTGGAGCCGGATCGCCTGGCGCGCGCCGACGCGCTGTACTTCGTGGGCTCGACTTCGCCGCAGGGGCACCTGTTGCCGATGGTCGTTGGGTCGATGAAGCTCGCCGAACAAGCGCGCGCGACCGGCGCGCATCTGATCGTGGTTGACACCACGGGCTTCATCGGCGGGACCGTCGGTCAGGTGCTGAAGATGTACAAGGTCGAGGCGCTGGGTCCGGATTGGGTCGTTGGGTTTCAGCGCGGTGAGGAACTTGAGCCGATCCTCGGCGCCATCCGTCGAGCGCTTCCGCCGGAGGTTGAGTCCCTTCCAGTGCATCCGCAAGTGGTTCCTTCCGGGGTTGAGCAGCGGTCCGAGCGACGCCGCAAGCGCCTTGAGGGGGTTTTCGAACCGCCGCTTCAGCGGTGGAAGGTCAAGGCCGGCGTGTTCGTGCCGGCGATTCCGCCCGAACTCGACCCCGCAATGCTCGAAGGCCTGCTGGTCGGTATGGAGGACGGCAAGGGCAATTGCATCGGGTTGGGCATCCTGGAATACACCGCCGAGGGCTTGCACATGGTCTCCGCCGTCTCGGAGGGCGCTAAGGCCCTTCGGTTGGGAACTTTGCGCGTGTCATCCGACTATCACACCACCCCGGTGGACCTGCGGGAGATCTTCATTTCCGACTAG
- a CDS encoding helix-turn-helix domain-containing protein: MASESSSSGPRFLTASEAAERMRVSKMTVYRLIRAGSIRAVQIGKAYRVREDDLERYLDSSYVNSAD, translated from the coding sequence TTGGCGAGTGAGTCCTCGTCCAGCGGCCCCCGATTTCTTACTGCTTCGGAGGCCGCTGAGCGTATGCGCGTTTCTAAGATGACCGTGTACCGGCTGATTCGGGCGGGCAGCATTCGTGCGGTCCAGATCGGCAAGGCTTATCGCGTTCGTGAAGACGATCTTGAACGGTACCTGGATTCGAGCTACGTGAACTCGGCCGACTGA